One window of the Bos indicus isolate NIAB-ARS_2022 breed Sahiwal x Tharparkar chromosome 15, NIAB-ARS_B.indTharparkar_mat_pri_1.0, whole genome shotgun sequence genome contains the following:
- the LOC139187205 gene encoding olfactory receptor 5M10-like has protein sequence MSSPNHTAVTEFILLGLTDDPVLQKALFGVFLVIYLVTLAGNLGMIMLIRTNPHLQTPMYFFLSHLSFVDLCYSSNVTPNMLHNFLSDQKTISYAGCFTQCLLFIALVITEFYLLASMALDRYVAICSPLYYSTRMSKDVCIFLVTVPYICGFFNGLSQALLTFHLSFCDSLEINHFYCADPPLIMLACSDTYVKKMAMFVVAGFTLSSSLFIILLSYVFIIASILAIHSVEGRHKAFSTCGSHLAIVTLFYGTLFCMYLRPPTKKSVKESKIFAVFYSFLSPMLNPLIYSMRNKDVIQAMQQMIKRNLS, from the coding sequence ATGTCTTCCCCTAACCACACTGCAGTGACTGAATTCATTCTCTTGGGACTCACAGATGACCCAGTGCTACAGAAGGCCCTGTTTGGGGTGTTCCTGGTGATCTACCTAGTCACACTGGCAGGGAATCTGGGCATGATCATGCTGATCAGGACCAATCCCCACCTCCagacccccatgtacttcttcctcagccaCCTCTCCTTTGTAGACCTTTGCTATTCCTCCAATGTTACTCCAAATATGCTGCACAATTTCCTCTCAGACCAGAAGACCATCTCCTATGCTGGATGCTTCACACAGTGCCTTCTCTTCATTGCCCTGGTGATCACtgagttttatctccttgcttcAATGGCCTTGGACCGCTATGTAGCCATCTGCAGCCCTCTATATTACAGCACCAGGATGTCCAAGGACGTTTGCATCTTTCTAGTCACAGTCCCTTATATTTGTGGATTCTTCAATGGCCTCTCTCAGGCACTGCTGACCTTTcacttgtccttctgtgactccCTTGAGATCAACCATTTCTACTGTGCTGATCCTCCTCTGATAATGTTGGCCTGCTCTGACACCTATGTCAAAAAGATGGCAATGTTTGTGGTTGCTGGTTTCACTCTCTCGAGCTCTTTGTTCATCATTCTCCTGTCTTATGTTTTCATCATTGCATCTATCCTGGCAATCCATTCTGTGGAAGGCAGGCACAAAGCCTTTTCTACCTGTGGTTCCCACCTGGCAATAGTCACTCtattttatggaactctcttctGCATGTACTTGAGGCCTCCAACTAAGAAGTCTGTAAAGGAGTCTAAAATATTTGCagtcttttatagttttttgagCCCAATGTTGAACCCATTGATCTACAGTATGAGGAACAAGGATGTGATCCAAGCCATGCAGCAAATGATTAAGAGAAATCTTTCATAA
- the LOC139187206 gene encoding LOW QUALITY PROTEIN: olfactory receptor 5AP2-like (The sequence of the model RefSeq protein was modified relative to this genomic sequence to represent the inferred CDS: inserted 2 bases in 1 codon): MKEMQTRNQTEVTAFILLGLSDNSELQVILFGLFLLIYMATVVGNLGVIVLIKMDPCLHTPMYFFLSSLSFVDASYSSSVTPKMLVNLVAESKAISFNGCAAQFYFFGSFLGTECLLLATMAYDPYVAIWNPLLYPVLMSGRICFLLAATSFLAGFGNVAIHTGMTFKLSFCGSDKTNHFYCDTPALLKLSCSDTRINGIVIMAFSSVTVIGCVMIVLTSYLCILVAILRMPSLEGRHRAFSTCASHXIFSGTILFMYSRPKTSYSMEQDKIVSVFYTVVITMLNPLIYSLKNKDVKGALKKILQQQIL, from the exons ATGAAAGAGAtgcaaaccaggaatcaaacagaaGTGACAGCATTTATCCTCTTAGGACTCTCAGACAATTCAGAGCTACAGGTCATCCTCTTTGGATTATTTCTGTTGATCTATATGGCAACCGTGGTGGGTAATTTGGGGGTGATTGTGTTAATTAAGATGGATCCTTgtctccacacccccatgtacttttttCTCAGCAGTCTCTCCTTTGTTGATGCCTCTTACTCTTCTTCTGTCACTCCTAAGATGCTGGTGAACCTTGTGGCTGAGAGCAAGGCCATTTCTTTTAATGGGTGTGCTGCCCAGTTCTATTTCTTTGGCTCCTTCCTGGGGACTGAGTGCCTCTTGTTAGCTACGATGGCATATGACCCCTACGTAGCCATTTGGAACCCTTTGCTGTATCCAGTTCTCATGTCTGGGAGAATTTGCTTCTTGCTAGCAGCTACCTCATTCCTAGCAGGTTTTGGAAATGTAGCCATACACACAGGAATGACTTTCAAGTTGTCCTTTTGTGGCTCAGATAAGACCAATCATTTCTACTGTGATACACCAGCCCTGCTCAAACTCTCTTGCTCTGATACCCGCATCAATGGCATCGTGATCATGGCTTTCTCCAGTGTTACTGTCATTGGCTGTGTTATGATCGTCCTCACTTCCTACCTATGCATCCTCGTTGCCATCTTGAGGATGCCCTCCTTGGAGGGAAGGCACagagccttctccacctgtgcctcTCA CATATTCTCTGGGACTATTCTCTTCATGTACTCACGTCCTAAGACTAGCTACTCAATGGAGCAGGACAAGATTGTCTCTGTCTTTTATACGGTAGTGATCACTATGCTAAATCCCCTCATCTACAGTTTGAAAAATAAGGATGTGAAAGGGGCCTTAAAGAAGATCTTACAGCAACAGATACTGTGA
- the LOC139187207 gene encoding olfactory receptor 5AR1, whose translation MDKENHSMVTEFIFMGITQDPQLQIIFFVIFLLVYLVNVVGNAGMIILIITDTQLHTPMYFFLCNLSFVDLGYSSAIAPRMLADFLTKHKVISFSSCATQFAFFVGFVDAECYVLAAMAYDRFVAICRPLHYSALMSKRVCLALMLGSYLAGLVSLVAHTALTFSLSYCGSNILNHFFCEIPPLLALSCSDTYISEILLFSLCGFIEFSTILIIFISYAFILIAIIRMRSAEGRLKAFSTCGSHLTGVTLFCGTVMFMYLRPTSSYSLDQDKWASVFYTVIIPMLNPLIYSLRNKDVKAALKKIIGKKPQ comes from the coding sequence atggataaagaaaaccaCTCAATGGTGACTGAGTTTATCTTTATGGGCATCACTCAAGACCCTCAGCTGCAGATCATCTTTTTTGTGATCTTCCTCTTGGTCTACCTGGTCAATGTAGTGGGGAATGCTGGGATGATTATCCTGATCATAACAGACACTCAGCTTCACACAcccatgtattttttcctctgcAACCTCTCTTTTGTCGACCTGGGCTACTCCTCAGCCATTGCCCCCAGGATGCTGGCTGACTTCCTAACAAAGCACAAAGTCATCTCTTTCTCCAGCTGTGCCACCCAGTTTGCGTTCTTCGTAGGCTTTGTGGATGCTGAGTGCTATGTCCTCGCTGCCATGGCCTACGACCGCTTTGTGGCCATCTGTCGACCCCTCCACTACAGCGCTCTCATGTCCAAGCGAGTCTGCTTGGCTCTCATGCTGGGCTCCTACCTGGCTGGCTTGGTGAGTTTAGTCGCCCACActgccctcactttcagtctgagtTACTGTGGTTCCAACATCCtcaaccacttcttctgtgaAATCCCACCACTCTTAGCCCTCTCTTGCTCAGACACCTACATCAGCGAGATCTTGCTCTTCAGTCTCTGTGGCTTCATTGAATTCAGCACCATCCTCATCATCTTTATCTCCTATGCCTTCATCCTCATCGCAATCATCAGAATGCGCTCAGCTGAAGGCCGCCTTAAGGCTTTCTCCACCTGCGGGTCTCACCTCACTGGTGTCACACTTTTTTGTGGTACAGTCATGTTTATGTACCTGAGGCCAACATCCAGCTACTCCCTGGATCAAGACAAATGGGCCTCCGTGTTCTACACTGTTATCATCCCCATGTTGAATCCCTTGATCTACAGTTTACGGAACAAGGATGTGAAGGCTGCTCTCaagaaaataattggaaagaAACCTCAATAA
- the LOC109569575 gene encoding olfactory receptor 2G3-like codes for MNMITTNFTVTEFVFLGLSSQPKMQLILFIMFLFFYLLTVVGNIIIITVIQIETRLQTPMYFFLTNLSFLDICYTSTDIPQMLSNMMGRKKTIPFPRCATQMYFSLSLGMTECVLLGVMAYDRYVAICHPLHYTVIMNQRTCVQLAGISWASSFLSSTVINIFTLSLPYCGPNVLDHFFCEVPSILRLACTDTSFTEMVVFIFTIVIVFIPSLLIVVSYARILLTVLRMRSASGRHKALSTCGSHLTVVALFYGTGIFMYMRPQSKTSRAGGKIIAVFYTVITPMLNPLIYSLRNQDVKGALRRALAKQRT; via the coding sequence ATGAATATGATAACAACAAACTTCACTGTGACTGAATTTGTGTTCCTGGGGCTCTCATCACAGCCAAAGATGCAGCTCATTCTTTTTATTATGTTCCTGTTCTTCTATTTATTAACCGTGGTGgggaatattattattatcactgtcATCCAGATAGAAACACGTCTCCAAACTccaatgtacttcttcctcacTAATTTATCCTTTCTGGATATCTGCTACACATCCACTGACATCCCACAAATGCTGTCCAATATGATGGGCAGAAAGAAGACCATCCCATTTCCTAGATGTGCTACTCAGATGTACTTCTCCCTCTCCTTGGGAATGACTGAATGCGTTCTCCTTGGAGTCATGGCTTATGACAGATATGTGGCCATCTGCCATCCTCTTCACTACACAGTCATTATGAACCAAAGGACCTGTGTCCAGTTGGCAGGCATTTCTTGGGCCAGTAGTTTCCTGAGTTCCACGGTCATCAACATCTTCACCTTGAGCTTACCCTACTGTGGACCCAATGTCCTGGATCACTTCTTCTGTGAGGTTCCTTCCATCCTGAGGTTGGCTTGCACTGACACATCATTTACCGAGATGGTTGTTTTCATCTTCACTATCGTGATTGTCTTCATTCCTTCTCTCCTCATTGTTGTTTCCTATGCCCGAATCCTTCTGACAGTTCTCAGGATGCGGTCAGCCTCTGGAAGGCACAAGGCTCTGTCCACCTGTGGTTCCCACCTGACAGTGGTGGCCTTATTCTATGGAACTGGTATCTTCATGTACATGAGACCCCAGTCAAAGACCTCCAGGGCTGGGGGCAAGATCATTGCAGTGTTCTACACTGTGATCACACCCATGCTCAACCCCTTGATCTATAGCCTAAGGAACCAAGATGTAAAAGGGGCTCTAAGAAGAGCTCTGGCAAAACAGAGGACCTGA